One genomic segment of Rubripirellula amarantea includes these proteins:
- a CDS encoding sigma-54-dependent transcriptional regulator yields MTHLLVIDDEPLILETIEMAFPDDKVTTCPTAQEGVQAFLDSSPDVVLCDIRMPDMSGMEVFEKLHRIDAKVPIILMTGRGTAQTAIEAMQRGAFEYILKPLDPDTLIPLIEDAAETSRMTRVRAVVPDASVEDSLADSDNDLLIGNCPAMQEVYRSIGRVARQNVTALILGESGTGKEVIARAIYQYSERSAGRFLAINCAAIPENLLESELFGHEKGSFTGADRKKVGKFELCNDGTLLLDEIGDMTPLMQTKILRVLQDQTFERVGGTETIRTNARIIAATNRNLEKAIEDKEFRSDLYYRLNVYTIKLPPLRERGNDIALLANYFLKRFAKELGKEMTGIASEAIEILRSYAWPGNVRELQSAIKHSLLEATGPVIVPAYLPEGLRNHSIQANASPTANNAAPAGIDFAAMTRDRLAAGSEDIHRELVSIAEREIFAEVLRATDGNLTQAAKRLGITRTTLRARLESLEMSLERSAVINDHHNDD; encoded by the coding sequence ATGACTCATTTGCTCGTCATCGACGACGAACCACTCATCCTCGAGACGATCGAGATGGCGTTTCCCGATGACAAGGTCACCACTTGTCCCACTGCCCAGGAAGGCGTCCAAGCGTTCTTAGATTCCAGTCCCGATGTGGTGCTGTGCGACATTCGCATGCCGGATATGTCGGGAATGGAAGTGTTTGAGAAATTGCATCGCATCGATGCGAAGGTACCGATCATTCTCATGACTGGTCGAGGAACCGCGCAAACGGCAATTGAGGCGATGCAGCGGGGTGCCTTCGAGTACATCTTGAAACCGCTTGACCCGGACACCTTGATTCCGTTGATCGAAGACGCCGCCGAAACAAGTCGCATGACTCGGGTTCGTGCTGTTGTTCCTGACGCATCGGTCGAGGATTCGCTGGCCGACAGTGACAACGACCTGTTGATCGGAAATTGTCCGGCCATGCAAGAAGTTTATCGCTCGATCGGCCGCGTCGCCCGTCAGAATGTAACTGCTTTGATCTTAGGTGAAAGTGGAACGGGCAAGGAAGTGATCGCTCGAGCTATTTATCAATACAGCGAACGCTCGGCCGGGCGGTTTCTGGCGATCAACTGCGCCGCCATCCCCGAGAATCTTCTTGAAAGCGAACTGTTCGGTCACGAGAAGGGTTCATTTACCGGTGCGGACCGCAAGAAGGTTGGCAAATTTGAATTGTGCAACGATGGTACACTGTTGCTTGACGAAATTGGCGACATGACACCGCTAATGCAAACCAAGATCCTACGCGTCCTACAGGATCAAACGTTCGAACGCGTGGGCGGCACAGAAACGATTCGCACCAACGCTCGTATCATCGCTGCGACCAATCGCAATCTCGAGAAGGCGATCGAAGACAAAGAGTTCCGAAGTGATCTGTACTATCGGCTAAACGTGTACACGATCAAGTTGCCGCCGCTTCGGGAAAGAGGAAACGACATCGCTCTGCTTGCCAACTACTTCCTGAAGCGTTTTGCAAAGGAACTCGGCAAAGAGATGACTGGGATAGCGTCCGAAGCCATCGAAATTCTTCGATCTTATGCCTGGCCGGGCAACGTTCGAGAACTTCAAAGTGCGATTAAGCACTCGCTTTTAGAAGCGACCGGACCGGTAATCGTTCCGGCTTATCTGCCGGAAGGGTTACGGAATCACTCGATTCAAGCGAATGCATCGCCAACGGCTAACAACGCCGCGCCAGCGGGAATCGACTTCGCAGCGATGACAAGAGATCGTCTCGCCGCGGGGAGTGAAGATATTCATCGCGAATTGGTCAGCATAGCTGAGCGAGAGATTTTTGCGGAAGTGCTGCGTGCCACAGACGGCAACCTCACCCAAGCCGCCAAACGGCTCGGCATCACTCGAACCACTCTGCGAGCTCGACTTGAATCGCTAGAAATGAGCTTAGAGCGGTCTGCGGTGATCAACGATCATCACAACGACGATTGA
- a CDS encoding GNAT family N-acetyltransferase, translated as MSLREAKMDTDYHLRHFVPEDGEACWQLFQDTIRRINTRDYEPEQIAAWLNASSSFELWLQRFEGKFAFVVEREGKLGGFADMGLDGYLDRLFVSADHQRRGIATMLTLAIETKAMEVGLRRIYTHASLTARPFFQSRGYQVTKKQSVDCKGVYLTNFVMEKRMN; from the coding sequence ATGAGTTTGCGCGAAGCGAAGATGGATACGGACTATCACCTACGTCACTTCGTCCCAGAGGACGGTGAAGCGTGTTGGCAATTGTTTCAGGATACGATTCGACGCATCAACACGCGCGACTATGAGCCTGAACAGATCGCCGCGTGGTTGAATGCGAGTTCCTCATTCGAACTTTGGCTACAACGGTTCGAGGGCAAGTTCGCGTTCGTTGTTGAGCGAGAAGGGAAACTTGGCGGTTTTGCCGACATGGGCCTGGACGGCTATTTGGATCGCCTATTCGTTTCGGCTGATCACCAGCGTCGAGGAATCGCGACGATGCTAACACTGGCGATCGAAACCAAGGCTATGGAAGTCGGTTTGCGGCGCATCTATACGCACGCCAGCCTTACCGCTCGACCATTCTTTCAATCACGAGGCTATCAAGTCACAAAGAAGCAGTCGGTCGACTGTAAAGGTGTCTACCTAACTAACTTCGTTATGGAAAAGCGCATGAATTGA
- the csrA gene encoding carbon storage regulator CsrA, producing the protein MLVLSRKADESIQIGNDIVIKVIRVQGNRVRLAIEAPKEIRVVRGELEKLASETQVVVKQSGLDLDPLVGALLAVSATAT; encoded by the coding sequence ATGTTGGTCCTGAGTCGAAAAGCAGACGAGTCCATCCAAATCGGTAACGACATTGTCATCAAGGTCATTCGTGTGCAGGGAAACCGAGTGCGACTTGCAATCGAAGCTCCCAAGGAGATTCGAGTCGTCCGCGGCGAACTCGAAAAGCTCGCGTCCGAAACCCAAGTGGTTGTAAAACAGAGTGGGCTAGATCTAGATCCGCTAGTCGGTGCGTTGTTGGCTGTTTCAGCGACGGCAACGTAA
- a CDS encoding SulP family inorganic anion transporter yields the protein MTKSLDQAATSNDAEIPRGNLSGFKRYMKDDLVAGGLVFLIALPLCLGISIASGFPAIAGVFTAIVGSVLTTFLSNSELTIKGPAAGMIVIVLGAVTSFGYTGGVDAAADMQAYQMALAVGVVAGLCQVAFGLLRAGVLGDFFPTSAVHGMLAAIGVIIIAKQLPVTVGQTASGEPLEIIRELPHTLMAANPEIAAIGIVSLVILFGMSFWKSRTKNTIVKAVPAPLLVLLVAVPMGVWFDLAHEHTYSMFGHEYSLGEKFLVNVPFNLVGAMAFPDFRVFTNGETLPVALKWIVMFSLIGSLESLLSAKAVDMLDPYRRKTNLNRDLVAVGIANTAVSCIGGLPMISEIVRSKANIDNQAKTRFADMWHGVFLLGFVALLPALIHRIPLSALAAMLVFTGFRLASPSEFMSVYRVGKEQLVIFVTTIIAVLSTDLLIGIGIGIATKFAIHYLNGVSPRSLLFPYLDIEENVDGEITVHAAESAVFSNWIAFRRQLVSASLVHGKGATIDFSNAHLVDHSVMEKLHELEDEFHRAGVELTIVGLDNHTPLSDHPMAARKRQPVH from the coding sequence ATGACAAAAAGCCTAGATCAAGCGGCCACTTCAAACGATGCAGAGATTCCACGAGGAAATTTGTCTGGATTCAAGAGGTACATGAAGGATGACTTGGTCGCCGGAGGACTGGTGTTCCTGATTGCGTTACCGCTGTGTTTGGGAATCTCGATCGCATCTGGGTTCCCCGCAATCGCCGGCGTCTTCACCGCCATCGTCGGATCAGTCCTGACGACGTTCCTGAGCAACAGCGAACTGACCATCAAAGGCCCCGCGGCGGGGATGATCGTGATTGTCTTGGGCGCGGTCACTAGCTTTGGATATACAGGCGGCGTCGATGCTGCGGCCGACATGCAAGCCTATCAGATGGCATTAGCGGTGGGTGTGGTTGCTGGTCTCTGTCAAGTTGCATTTGGGCTTCTGCGAGCTGGTGTGTTGGGAGACTTCTTTCCTACCTCCGCTGTTCACGGGATGCTCGCGGCGATCGGCGTGATCATTATCGCCAAGCAATTGCCTGTCACCGTCGGTCAAACCGCATCCGGTGAACCGCTAGAGATCATCCGCGAACTGCCCCACACGTTGATGGCCGCCAATCCTGAAATCGCTGCGATCGGAATCGTCAGCTTGGTGATTCTGTTTGGGATGTCGTTCTGGAAATCACGAACCAAGAATACGATCGTCAAAGCAGTCCCAGCACCGCTGCTCGTGCTGCTAGTCGCTGTGCCGATGGGCGTGTGGTTTGACCTTGCGCACGAACACACCTATTCCATGTTTGGGCATGAGTACTCACTTGGCGAAAAGTTTCTCGTCAACGTTCCTTTCAATCTAGTCGGTGCGATGGCGTTTCCGGACTTTCGTGTATTCACCAATGGCGAGACCCTGCCAGTAGCATTGAAGTGGATCGTGATGTTTTCGTTGATCGGCTCACTTGAATCTTTGCTCAGTGCCAAAGCAGTGGACATGCTCGATCCCTACCGTCGCAAAACGAATTTGAATCGAGATTTGGTCGCGGTCGGCATCGCCAATACCGCTGTCTCATGCATCGGCGGATTGCCAATGATTTCGGAGATCGTGCGTAGCAAGGCCAACATCGACAACCAAGCAAAAACCCGTTTCGCGGACATGTGGCACGGCGTTTTCCTTTTGGGCTTTGTTGCCCTGCTGCCCGCATTGATTCACCGAATTCCGTTGTCCGCTTTGGCAGCCATGCTGGTGTTTACCGGGTTTCGCCTGGCTTCACCCAGTGAGTTCATGAGCGTTTACCGAGTTGGCAAAGAGCAGCTCGTGATCTTCGTCACAACGATTATCGCTGTGCTTTCCACCGATTTGTTGATCGGGATTGGAATCGGGATCGCCACCAAATTTGCCATTCACTACCTCAATGGCGTATCACCACGCTCGCTTCTGTTTCCTTACCTCGACATTGAAGAAAACGTCGACGGCGAGATCACAGTCCATGCTGCCGAATCAGCTGTGTTCAGCAACTGGATTGCATTCCGTCGACAACTCGTCAGTGCAAGTTTGGTGCATGGCAAAGGCGCCACGATTGACTTCTCCAACGCTCACTTGGTGGACCATAGCGTGATGGAAAAACTACATGAATTGGAAGACGAATTCCATCGAGCCGGCGTCGAACTGACGATCGTTGGACTCGACAACCACACACCGCTCTCTGATCATCCAATGGCTGCACGAAAACGCCAGCCCGTTCACTAA
- the nhaD gene encoding sodium:proton antiporter NhaD: MLNLILVVFVLGYLAIAFEHKLHINKAASALFIGVVCWSLYVVNLSDLLPPDSIPYWFQQESIAENATDVALHYAIDAQHLHQTGEIASILFFLMGAMTIVELVDAHEGFALVTDRIRTRNKRTLLWTVGLLTFFLSAILDNLTTTIVMVSLLRKLVGDRDDRLRFVGLVVIAANAGGAWTVIGDVTTTMLWIKHKLGTMEVMGELFLGSLVCLIVPMIGFSRSMSGQFVPPTVSEHHLAKDIRPWHQWLFLTLGILGLLSVPLFKTYTHLPPYMGMMLSLSILWVVSEVVGHTLDEQTRSTTGVLAALRRVDMSSILFFLGILLAVGALGATGVLQSAAMWLDKVLPNRDIVAVAIGLISSVVDNVPLVAAGIEMYDLPINDPFWMLLAYSAGTGGSCLIIGSAAGVAAMGLENVDFLWYAKRIAPWAMAGYIAGAVAVMAQQAVTL, encoded by the coding sequence ATGCTCAACCTGATCCTCGTCGTTTTTGTCCTCGGCTACCTAGCCATCGCGTTCGAACACAAACTGCACATCAATAAGGCTGCCAGCGCTCTGTTCATCGGAGTCGTTTGCTGGTCACTTTATGTGGTCAATCTTTCGGATCTATTGCCACCTGACTCGATTCCATATTGGTTTCAACAAGAGTCAATTGCGGAAAATGCGACCGATGTCGCGTTGCACTACGCGATTGACGCTCAGCACTTACACCAAACCGGTGAGATCGCAAGTATCCTGTTCTTCTTGATGGGCGCCATGACCATCGTCGAACTTGTCGATGCGCACGAAGGGTTCGCACTGGTCACTGACCGAATCCGCACTCGAAACAAGCGAACGCTTTTGTGGACAGTGGGACTGCTAACGTTCTTCCTTTCGGCCATCCTGGATAACCTAACGACAACGATCGTCATGGTGTCTTTGCTACGCAAGTTGGTTGGCGATCGCGACGACCGGTTGCGATTCGTTGGTCTTGTGGTGATTGCAGCGAACGCAGGCGGGGCCTGGACCGTGATCGGCGACGTGACGACGACCATGCTCTGGATCAAGCACAAACTTGGGACCATGGAAGTAATGGGCGAGCTGTTTCTAGGAAGCTTGGTTTGCTTGATTGTGCCGATGATTGGATTCTCGCGATCGATGTCTGGCCAGTTCGTTCCACCAACCGTTTCCGAACATCATCTCGCGAAGGACATACGGCCATGGCACCAATGGCTCTTTTTGACGTTGGGAATCCTGGGCTTGCTCAGTGTTCCTCTCTTCAAGACATACACCCATCTGCCGCCGTACATGGGCATGATGCTAAGTCTTTCGATTCTATGGGTGGTGTCCGAAGTTGTTGGCCATACGCTAGACGAACAAACGCGGTCGACCACGGGAGTGCTAGCGGCGCTGCGAAGAGTGGATATGTCCAGCATCCTTTTCTTTCTGGGGATCCTGTTGGCGGTCGGTGCTCTGGGCGCAACCGGCGTCCTGCAATCGGCGGCCATGTGGCTAGATAAGGTTCTTCCGAATCGAGACATCGTTGCCGTCGCCATTGGCTTGATTTCTTCGGTTGTCGATAACGTGCCACTGGTCGCCGCTGGCATTGAGATGTATGACCTGCCAATCAATGATCCGTTCTGGATGTTGTTGGCCTACAGTGCAGGGACCGGCGGAAGTTGTCTGATCATCGGCTCGGCCGCAGGAGTGGCCGCCATGGGCCTAGAAAATGTTGACTTCTTGTGGTACGCCAAACGAATCGCCCCTTGGGCCATGGCGGGATATATCGCCGGGGCCGTTGCTGTCATGGCTCAACAAGCAGTCACGTTATGA
- a CDS encoding tRNA-binding protein translates to MSEYPYNFEVKIDSTLVYLPKHIVSKIDFSKSKRLRIDGEINGIRIECGLMPDKGKWGFLVSKKLQKLCGISPGDTASISFDIADSESVVVPVELQHSLDANNSAMSVWQQWTAGKRRAYCLRIDSAKRPETREKRVDEVIAILLAERGMQTGVTTWQDFQKLDMRAGTITAAKPFKDAHKPAYQVSVDFGGKIGLKRTSAQITDHYSVDELIGRQIIGVLSFAPKQIGKFMSEFLIVGFYREDGTVVLAVPDDRVPNGAKLA, encoded by the coding sequence ATGAGTGAGTATCCCTACAACTTTGAAGTGAAGATCGACAGCACGCTGGTTTATCTGCCTAAACACATCGTATCAAAGATAGATTTCAGCAAGTCGAAGCGGTTGCGTATCGACGGGGAGATCAACGGCATTCGAATCGAATGCGGCTTGATGCCCGACAAGGGAAAATGGGGCTTCTTAGTTTCAAAGAAGTTGCAAAAGCTTTGCGGTATTTCGCCAGGCGACACGGCGAGCATCAGTTTCGATATCGCGGATTCCGAATCGGTCGTTGTTCCGGTTGAACTGCAACATTCACTTGACGCCAACAATTCGGCAATGAGCGTCTGGCAACAATGGACCGCGGGAAAGCGACGCGCTTACTGTCTTCGTATCGATTCAGCAAAACGCCCGGAAACACGAGAGAAGCGAGTGGACGAAGTGATCGCGATCCTGTTGGCCGAAAGAGGAATGCAGACTGGCGTGACCACATGGCAAGATTTCCAGAAACTTGACATGCGTGCGGGAACAATCACGGCGGCCAAACCATTCAAAGATGCTCACAAGCCAGCCTATCAAGTGAGTGTGGACTTTGGCGGGAAGATCGGACTTAAGCGCACGAGCGCCCAGATCACAGACCATTATAGCGTGGACGAACTCATCGGCCGCCAAATCATCGGCGTTCTTAGTTTTGCACCGAAGCAGATTGGAAAGTTCATGTCAGAGTTTCTCATCGTCGGATTCTATCGTGAAGACGGCACCGTCGTTCTAGCTGTGCCCGACGACCGCGTTCCCAACGGTGCGAAACTCGCGTAG
- a CDS encoding CHASE3 domain-containing protein, with protein sequence MNVPSNRSYWLPIAIAAAFFAVAIFGIVTYVNTLAIRNSEKAVAHSYAIREAAQQLLSAMKDMQTGQRGFLLTGDESFLSPYVSGVDKAETEFTTLHALAESDPKLSDRVKRLRASFDEQQAHFIETIELRRAQATTSVDEQVLRLVKSGRGKAAMESARQVAKQIVETENEQLQESETHNRYLSAMSQTTITAGHLIALALILTTGLAAWLDRRKRDAAELALLKEQDELAAVIDAAFEGIVAFNDDFSIRFMNPAAADILQVNRDDSFVRSILDFVVWPNRRDDPSLNPASTNGSGVHAAKGTAGHEINNPFAVAASEPIREFDNQLMVRNDGTEFPSSGTATHTVTETERFTTVRFRDLTDFHTSLIKQREYSAILEQINDAVLVCDLDGKVRSWNSSAEQLFGLNESQMAGSHARTLISAEPEQWDRERQELLRTGRVSSQFAWKSSGGRDYVLEQRRSLIRDESGEPSGKLLFLIDITDRVRDEEKKRRTQRLESIGTLAGGIAHDLNNVLTPIVMSAKLLKRGSKTPERLLDNIVTSADRGGRMIKKLLAFAGGDEGQRTQVDLSELLLELEEILSHTLQQTIDLQVRVPEQLRKVDADSTELSQVIMNLAINARDAMPGGGRLEIDVADFDVDESRAASSDTLSAGPHVLLTVTDNGEGISSDIIDRIYDPFFTTKAQGKGTGLGLATTLGIIRSYSGDITVYSEPSVGTKFSIYLPSSKLTPNPVGASEATALPTGNNETILIVDDEPMILDTARETLESFQYNVVTATSGVEAVATFKSQSDSLNVILLDMMMPGMDGFEVKDTIRSIAPNARIIATSGLRRPGHEGGRLLDVDGFLAKPYTDEQLLRIVRKVIDQPNRMTP encoded by the coding sequence ATGAATGTTCCAAGCAATCGTAGCTACTGGTTACCCATCGCCATCGCCGCAGCATTCTTCGCGGTCGCGATCTTCGGTATTGTTACCTACGTCAACACGCTAGCGATTCGGAACAGCGAGAAGGCTGTCGCTCATTCTTACGCCATTCGCGAAGCAGCACAGCAATTGTTGTCGGCGATGAAGGACATGCAGACTGGTCAGCGAGGGTTTCTATTGACCGGCGACGAATCGTTTCTTTCGCCCTATGTGTCCGGAGTCGATAAAGCCGAAACGGAGTTCACCACACTTCACGCGTTAGCGGAATCCGACCCGAAGCTGAGTGACCGCGTGAAACGTTTGCGAGCTTCGTTCGATGAACAGCAGGCGCACTTCATCGAGACGATCGAGCTTCGCCGTGCTCAGGCGACAACAAGTGTCGACGAACAGGTTTTGCGTTTGGTCAAGAGCGGGCGCGGGAAGGCTGCAATGGAATCGGCTCGCCAAGTCGCAAAGCAGATTGTTGAAACCGAGAACGAGCAACTGCAAGAATCCGAGACCCACAATCGTTACCTCTCGGCAATGTCGCAGACGACCATCACGGCCGGTCACCTCATAGCGCTCGCGCTAATTTTAACGACGGGTTTGGCAGCCTGGCTCGATCGACGCAAACGAGATGCTGCTGAACTAGCATTGTTGAAAGAGCAAGACGAACTGGCCGCCGTGATCGATGCGGCTTTTGAGGGGATCGTTGCTTTCAACGATGATTTCTCGATCCGTTTCATGAACCCGGCCGCCGCAGATATCCTGCAAGTCAATCGGGATGACAGCTTTGTTCGCTCGATTCTTGACTTTGTCGTTTGGCCTAACCGTCGCGATGATCCATCGTTGAACCCGGCATCCACCAACGGGTCCGGCGTGCATGCTGCGAAGGGAACCGCGGGACATGAAATCAATAACCCTTTCGCCGTGGCAGCCAGCGAACCGATTCGCGAGTTTGACAACCAGTTGATGGTGCGAAACGATGGGACTGAGTTTCCTAGCAGCGGCACCGCAACTCATACCGTTACCGAAACCGAGCGATTTACTACGGTTCGATTTCGTGACTTGACGGATTTTCACACCAGCTTGATCAAGCAACGCGAGTACTCGGCGATCTTAGAACAGATTAATGACGCTGTTCTGGTTTGTGACCTCGATGGGAAGGTACGATCTTGGAACAGTTCCGCCGAGCAATTGTTTGGCCTGAATGAATCACAAATGGCTGGCTCGCATGCACGCACCCTCATTTCGGCTGAACCTGAACAATGGGATCGCGAACGCCAAGAACTATTAAGGACTGGCCGCGTTAGTTCTCAATTTGCTTGGAAGTCGTCCGGCGGTCGTGACTACGTGCTCGAACAACGCCGTTCATTGATTCGTGACGAAAGTGGCGAACCGTCCGGGAAGTTGCTTTTCTTGATCGACATCACGGATCGAGTTCGTGACGAAGAAAAGAAACGCCGCACGCAACGACTCGAAAGTATCGGCACGCTGGCCGGAGGGATCGCTCACGACCTCAACAACGTACTGACTCCTATTGTTATGAGCGCCAAGTTGCTCAAACGAGGCAGCAAGACCCCTGAACGCTTACTCGACAACATCGTCACCAGTGCTGATCGCGGCGGGCGAATGATCAAAAAGCTGCTTGCGTTCGCTGGCGGTGACGAAGGTCAACGCACACAGGTGGATCTGAGTGAATTGCTGTTGGAATTGGAGGAAATACTGAGTCATACGCTTCAGCAAACGATCGATCTTCAAGTGCGAGTACCCGAACAATTGCGAAAAGTGGACGCGGACTCGACCGAGCTTTCCCAAGTCATTATGAACCTGGCTATCAACGCTCGGGACGCGATGCCCGGCGGTGGGCGACTCGAAATAGACGTTGCGGACTTTGACGTCGATGAATCGCGGGCCGCTAGCAGTGATACCTTGTCCGCAGGTCCGCATGTGTTGCTGACCGTCACAGACAACGGTGAGGGAATTTCGAGCGATATCATCGACCGCATTTACGATCCGTTCTTTACGACCAAGGCTCAAGGCAAAGGCACCGGTCTTGGCTTGGCGACGACGTTAGGCATCATTCGTTCTTACAGCGGCGACATCACGGTTTACAGCGAACCGAGCGTTGGCACCAAGTTTTCGATTTACTTGCCGTCTTCCAAACTAACGCCAAACCCGGTTGGTGCCAGTGAAGCGACGGCGTTGCCCACCGGTAACAACGAAACCATTTTGATCGTCGATGATGAACCGATGATCCTGGATACTGCCCGCGAAACTTTAGAGTCGTTCCAGTACAACGTTGTTACCGCCACCAGTGGCGTTGAGGCCGTTGCCACTTTCAAAAGCCAGAGCGATTCATTGAACGTGATTCTGCTTGATATGATGATGCCGGGCATGGATGGTTTCGAGGTCAAAGATACGATCCGGTCCATCGCCCCCAACGCTCGCATTATCGCCACCAGCGGTCTGCGGCGTCCGGGGCACGAAGGGGGCCGACTGCTTGACGTCGATGGATTCTTAGCCAAACCTTACACCGATGAACAACTCCTGCGAATCGTCCGCAAGGTGATCGATCAACCCAACCGGATGACCCCATGA
- a CDS encoding GNAT family N-acetyltransferase, with protein MTTLRFRPARPDEANELTRIATASKRTWGYDEEQMSLWIPGFTFTPDNIATRTVSVAQISGDTVAVSSLCIADTQCQLDEFWVHPSSIGTGIGRQLLEYTLALASRAGFDFVTVVSDPNAEGFYLRFGGTRIGLRESLPKGRNLPVLKVPTQPNLA; from the coding sequence ATGACAACGTTACGCTTTCGTCCAGCGCGGCCCGATGAGGCTAACGAATTGACTAGGATTGCTACGGCATCGAAACGCACATGGGGCTACGACGAAGAGCAGATGTCACTCTGGATTCCGGGGTTCACTTTCACTCCTGACAATATCGCCACTCGCACAGTGTCCGTGGCACAGATTTCTGGCGACACTGTTGCCGTTTCCTCGCTCTGCATTGCGGACACTCAATGTCAACTGGATGAATTCTGGGTTCATCCCTCTTCCATTGGCACGGGGATTGGTCGGCAACTGCTAGAATACACCCTCGCGCTAGCGTCTCGAGCGGGGTTCGATTTTGTTACGGTTGTGTCTGACCCAAACGCGGAGGGGTTCTACCTTCGTTTTGGCGGCACTCGCATTGGTCTTCGCGAATCATTACCAAAAGGGCGGAACTTGCCGGTATTGAAGGTACCGACACAACCAAACCTCGCATGA
- a CDS encoding OprO/OprP family phosphate-selective porin — MAITNEQAIMKAAKLLLALGLAFSMGASVASSQEFSEMLIDEEAVELATSDQIQALQKQIDELKASNVASVPVTKSEDKKSYPDFKVTGFFQLDTAYFDQSDESIATLGDIQDGTGFRRARIAAAGNLTERASYLMEFDFAQAQARFVDVWAQINDTPLGNLRIGRFRQPFGMSELTSVRELTFMERPTTFALAPFRQTGIMLSDTAVDDQITWAVSGFRTLSDNFGNVYADNGGYGTAERITGLLVDRGDCGLLHVGLDHSFLNPGRGQLQYVSQDEIFVGQQPNLGPTGLSVLPIDGVPPFVNSGVFAVDTANLFNVEAAASLGRGLIQSEYRWSNLDLPTGENVTVEGGYVRARYVLTGEVIPYNRAAAVFGRIKPDHPLDICKGDWGAWEIAGQLSYLDLNPLFGKPGVPGKGRELTSSSVALNWYWWANGKCQFEYVHGQLNDLVLGDSHTNTFASRVQFDF; from the coding sequence ATGGCAATAACGAATGAGCAAGCGATCATGAAGGCGGCGAAACTGTTATTGGCTTTGGGACTAGCATTCAGCATGGGGGCGTCGGTTGCATCCAGCCAAGAGTTCTCGGAGATGCTGATCGACGAAGAAGCTGTGGAACTGGCGACAAGCGACCAGATTCAAGCGCTGCAAAAGCAGATCGACGAACTCAAGGCCAGCAACGTCGCGAGTGTTCCGGTAACAAAAAGCGAAGACAAGAAGAGTTACCCGGACTTCAAGGTTACCGGATTCTTTCAACTCGACACCGCATACTTCGATCAGTCAGACGAAAGCATTGCCACTCTCGGTGATATCCAAGATGGGACTGGGTTTCGACGTGCACGCATTGCGGCGGCGGGGAACTTGACCGAGCGAGCCTCGTACTTGATGGAGTTCGATTTCGCTCAGGCCCAAGCCCGATTCGTCGACGTATGGGCTCAGATCAACGACACGCCGCTGGGCAATCTGCGTATTGGACGTTTCCGCCAACCGTTCGGCATGAGCGAACTAACGAGCGTACGAGAATTGACGTTCATGGAACGTCCTACCACCTTTGCTCTTGCTCCCTTCCGACAAACCGGAATCATGCTTTCGGATACTGCCGTCGATGACCAGATCACATGGGCGGTATCTGGATTCCGGACATTGTCGGACAACTTTGGAAACGTCTACGCTGACAACGGCGGCTATGGAACTGCCGAACGGATTACGGGCTTGCTGGTCGACCGTGGAGATTGTGGGCTGCTGCATGTCGGACTTGATCACAGCTTTCTTAATCCCGGTCGTGGGCAACTACAGTACGTTAGCCAAGACGAGATCTTTGTGGGGCAACAACCCAACCTAGGTCCAACCGGCCTCAGCGTTCTTCCGATCGATGGGGTTCCGCCGTTTGTCAATTCGGGTGTGTTTGCAGTCGACACGGCAAACCTGTTCAATGTCGAAGCCGCAGCGTCATTGGGTCGAGGCCTCATCCAATCGGAATACCGTTGGTCCAACCTCGATTTGCCGACCGGCGAAAACGTGACCGTCGAGGGCGGCTACGTGAGAGCCCGGTATGTCCTGACCGGTGAAGTGATTCCTTACAACCGAGCCGCGGCGGTATTCGGCCGAATCAAACCCGATCACCCCCTTGATATTTGTAAGGGTGATTGGGGGGCGTGGGAAATCGCGGGACAACTGAGCTACCTGGATCTAAACCCTCTCTTTGGCAAACCTGGTGTGCCTGGCAAGGGTCGCGAGTTGACGTCTTCGTCGGTGGCATTGAATTGGTATTGGTGGGCTAACGGCAAGTGCCAGTTCGAGTATGTGCACGGACAGCTAAATGATCTGGTTTTGGGGGATAGCCACACCAATACGTTTGCCAGCCGCGTGCAGTTTGACTTCTAA